One segment of Porticoccus hydrocarbonoclasticus MCTG13d DNA contains the following:
- the queC gene encoding 7-cyano-7-deazaguanine synthase QueC — MTVNENNRAVVLVSGGLDSTTVLALAKSQGFSCYTLSFDYGQRAQAELVAARRCSEQLGAEEHKVIKLDLRTIGGSALTDDRIDVPEEQTSGIPVTYVPARNTVFLSIALGWAEVLGAQDIFIGVNAVDYSGYPDCRPDYIEAFEKMANLATKAGIEGHYLRINKPLINLTKAEIILQGTLAGVDYAETVSCYQATERGFACGRCDSCRLRISGFQEAGLPDPTRYIGTE, encoded by the coding sequence ATGACTGTGAACGAAAATAACAGGGCCGTGGTGCTGGTATCCGGCGGCCTGGACTCAACGACGGTACTGGCGCTCGCAAAAAGTCAGGGGTTCAGCTGCTATACCCTGAGCTTTGATTACGGGCAACGTGCCCAGGCAGAACTGGTCGCTGCCCGGCGCTGTTCTGAACAGCTGGGTGCCGAGGAACACAAGGTCATTAAACTGGATCTGAGGACCATTGGTGGCTCTGCCCTGACCGATGACCGTATCGATGTGCCGGAGGAGCAGACCAGCGGCATTCCCGTGACTTACGTGCCGGCCCGCAATACGGTATTTCTCTCCATTGCGCTGGGTTGGGCAGAGGTGCTGGGTGCCCAGGATATTTTCATCGGGGTCAACGCGGTGGATTATTCCGGTTATCCGGATTGTCGTCCCGACTACATCGAAGCTTTTGAAAAAATGGCCAATCTCGCCACCAAAGCAGGGATTGAAGGACATTACCTCCGAATCAACAAACCGCTGATTAATCTCACCAAAGCAGAAATTATCCTTCAGGGAACGTTGGCGGGCGTTGATTATGCGGAAACAGTCTCCTGCTATCAGGCGACCGAGCGAGGCTTTGCCTGTGGCCGATGTGATAGTTGCCGGTTGAGAATATCGGGATTTCAGGAAGCCGGGTTGCCAGATCCCACCCGTTATATCGGTACAGAATAA
- the queE gene encoding 7-carboxy-7-deazaguanine synthase QueE, producing MTPTSVRITEIFYSLQGESATVGLPTVFVRLTGCPLRCHYCDTEYAFYGGERRSIEQILEEVSTFKASRVCVTGGEPLAQKSCLLLLTALCDKGYQVSLETAGALSIAEVDPRVTKVMDLKTPASGEVNRNLYENIAYLKPSDQIKFVICDRQDYEWARMKLDEFSLSDCVTDILFSPSFGQQDATELAEWVLNDRLPVRFQLQLHKLLWKDAPGH from the coding sequence ATGACCCCAACGTCTGTTCGCATTACTGAAATTTTCTATTCTCTCCAGGGTGAGTCGGCCACGGTTGGCTTGCCGACGGTTTTTGTGCGACTGACCGGTTGCCCTTTGCGTTGCCATTACTGCGACACTGAATATGCTTTCTACGGTGGTGAACGTCGCTCAATCGAGCAGATTCTGGAAGAGGTGAGTACCTTTAAAGCTTCGCGGGTGTGTGTCACCGGTGGCGAACCGCTGGCCCAGAAATCCTGCCTGCTTCTGTTGACAGCGCTTTGTGACAAGGGTTACCAGGTGAGTCTGGAAACAGCGGGCGCTTTATCCATTGCTGAGGTGGACCCTCGAGTGACAAAAGTGATGGACCTGAAAACCCCCGCCTCTGGTGAGGTGAATCGCAACCTCTATGAAAACATTGCTTACCTGAAACCCTCCGACCAGATTAAGTTTGTGATCTGTGACAGGCAGGACTACGAATGGGCCCGGATGAAGCTCGACGAGTTCAGTCTGTCGGACTGTGTCACTGACATCCTGTTTTCTCCGAGTTTCGGCCAGCAGGATGCCACCGAACTGGCAGAGTGGGTGCTGAATGACAGGTTGCCGGTCAGGTTTCAGCTTCAATTGCATAAATTGTTGTGGAAAGATGCCCCGGGACACTGA
- a CDS encoding M48 family metalloprotease — translation MYIRSIMFFLNRLILTALLTAPAHSANIELPALGDTASAIISQQQEYELGQAWLRAYRSRISEYNDPQLYDYLEELLYQLAAHSELKDHRLSLVTINNPSMNAFAVPGGVIGVHTGLFRYAKTEHQIASVLAHELAHLSQRHFARRVEQQRKNATTTMAAMLASLVIAATVGGDAGMAAMTASQAHSMESAMRYSRQNEQEADRLGIQTIYAAGMDPKGVPGMFEQMLRATRYTGSKPPEFLLTHPLTENRVADAKNRVSQFPLKHYPDNIEYHLMRARALIAIEKNAAASLNRFNSELEGDSLNKDASRYGLVLAHMGLGNFDDARKNLSQLISSSPDRLTYLLAEIEIDRREGKYISAIEKAQNLLRHNSKSYALRMMLAEVYLKANQFTESEKVLEELAQRYPDRPYVWFQLAEVSGLAGDIAGVHKARAQYFILNGVFDKAREQLGYARKLLVHDYQETAIIDQQLRDLADLQEKMKNF, via the coding sequence GTGTACATACGCTCCATCATGTTTTTTCTGAACCGGCTAATACTGACCGCGCTCCTAACCGCGCCAGCACACAGCGCAAATATTGAACTGCCAGCGCTGGGCGACACTGCCTCGGCCATTATCTCACAGCAACAGGAATATGAACTCGGGCAGGCTTGGCTGCGAGCCTACCGCAGCAGGATCTCCGAGTACAACGACCCCCAGCTCTATGATTACCTGGAGGAACTACTCTACCAACTCGCCGCCCACAGCGAATTAAAAGATCACCGCCTATCACTGGTGACGATCAATAATCCATCAATGAACGCGTTCGCAGTTCCTGGCGGTGTTATTGGCGTGCACACGGGATTGTTCCGCTACGCCAAAACCGAGCACCAGATCGCCTCCGTGCTGGCACATGAGCTGGCTCACCTCAGCCAACGGCATTTTGCCCGGCGAGTTGAACAACAACGAAAGAACGCAACCACCACGATGGCCGCCATGCTGGCCAGTCTTGTGATAGCCGCCACCGTGGGCGGCGATGCCGGGATGGCCGCTATGACCGCCAGCCAGGCGCACAGCATGGAAAGTGCCATGCGATACAGCCGTCAGAATGAACAAGAAGCCGATCGACTCGGCATCCAGACAATTTATGCCGCCGGTATGGATCCGAAAGGGGTCCCCGGCATGTTCGAGCAAATGCTGCGGGCAACCCGCTACACCGGCAGCAAACCGCCAGAATTTCTGCTCACCCACCCACTGACGGAAAACCGCGTTGCGGACGCCAAAAACCGTGTCAGTCAATTTCCGTTAAAACATTATCCCGATAATATTGAATATCACCTGATGCGCGCCCGAGCGTTGATCGCCATCGAAAAAAATGCGGCGGCGTCTCTAAACCGTTTCAACAGCGAATTGGAAGGCGACAGTCTCAACAAGGATGCCTCTCGCTACGGCCTGGTTTTGGCGCACATGGGGCTGGGGAACTTCGATGATGCAAGAAAAAACCTCAGCCAGTTAATCAGCTCATCGCCCGACAGACTCACCTACCTACTGGCTGAGATCGAAATTGACCGCCGGGAAGGGAAATATATTTCAGCCATCGAGAAGGCGCAAAACCTTTTGCGCCACAATTCGAAAAGTTATGCGCTCAGGATGATGCTGGCCGAAGTTTACCTCAAGGCCAACCAGTTCACCGAATCTGAAAAAGTGCTTGAAGAGCTGGCCCAACGCTACCCCGATCGACCCTACGTCTGGTTTCAGCTGGCGGAAGTCAGTGGCCTGGCGGGCGATATCGCTGGAGTACACAAGGCTCGCGCACAATATTTTATTCTCAACGGGGTATTTGACAAAGCCAGAGAACAACTGGGTTATGCCAGAAAACTGCTGGTTCACGATTATCAGGAAACTGCCATTATTGACCAGCAGCTGAGAGATCTGGCCGATTTGCAGGAAAAGATGAAAAACTTCTAG
- the nadA gene encoding quinolinate synthase NadA, producing the protein MKDPKLHIASDSDHREVVEQYLGKLHEEPRYTPEQEAVYRTSIKRLLKERNAVIVAHYYTDPVIQSLAEETGGLVSDSLEMARFGHDHPASTLIVAGVRFMGETAKILNPEKTVLMPTLEATCSLDIGCPADDFNDFCDENPDRTVVVYANTSAEVKARADWVVTSSIALDVVDYLDSCGEKVLWAPDKYLGSYVQKKTGADMLLWDGSCIVHEEFKARGVLSIKQLFPGAAILVHPESPEAMVAIADVVGSTSQLIEAARTLPNQQMIVATDSGIFYKMQQAAPDKELIIAPTAGEGATCRSCAHCPWMAMNHLENLMESLERGTNEIHVDSAVGRRAMVSLRRMLAFREQQLAES; encoded by the coding sequence ATGAAAGATCCAAAACTCCATATTGCCAGCGATTCTGATCACCGTGAAGTGGTAGAGCAGTATCTGGGCAAGCTGCATGAGGAGCCTCGCTACACGCCCGAGCAAGAAGCCGTATATCGGACTTCGATCAAGCGGCTGTTGAAAGAGCGCAATGCAGTTATCGTGGCACACTACTACACAGATCCGGTCATTCAGTCTTTAGCCGAAGAGACGGGTGGGTTGGTCTCGGACTCTCTGGAAATGGCCCGCTTTGGCCATGATCACCCGGCTTCCACTTTGATCGTGGCCGGCGTCAGGTTTATGGGCGAAACCGCGAAAATTCTGAATCCGGAAAAAACGGTACTGATGCCTACCCTGGAAGCAACCTGTTCTCTGGATATTGGCTGTCCTGCCGATGATTTCAATGATTTCTGTGACGAAAATCCAGATCGCACGGTGGTGGTCTATGCGAACACCTCGGCGGAGGTAAAGGCGCGTGCGGACTGGGTGGTGACGTCCAGTATTGCCCTGGACGTGGTGGATTACCTGGACAGCTGTGGAGAGAAGGTTCTTTGGGCACCCGACAAGTATCTCGGCAGCTACGTGCAGAAAAAAACCGGTGCGGACATGCTGTTGTGGGATGGCAGTTGTATTGTTCATGAAGAATTCAAGGCCCGGGGGGTGCTCAGCATCAAGCAGCTCTTCCCCGGTGCAGCCATTCTGGTTCACCCGGAGTCCCCGGAGGCAATGGTGGCCATTGCCGATGTAGTGGGATCTACTTCGCAGCTGATCGAGGCTGCCAGAACGCTGCCGAATCAGCAAATGATTGTTGCCACGGATAGCGGTATTTTTTACAAGATGCAGCAGGCGGCGCCGGATAAAGAATTGATTATTGCGCCCACTGCCGGTGAGGGAGCCACCTGCCGTAGTTGTGCCCATTGTCCCTGGATGGCAATGAATCATCTGGAGAATCTGATGGAGTCCCTTGAGCGCGGCACCAACGAGATTCATGTGGATTCAGCGGTTGGCCGGCGCGCAATGGTGTCGCTGCGGCGGATGCTGGCATTTCGCGAGCAGCAGTTGGCCGAGTCGTAA
- a CDS encoding AI-2E family transporter → MWKVLGTWVDRYFGEEEAVLLALMLVIALVVMVTFGQILAPFVAAIIFAFLLQGGVNRLVRWRVPRLVAVALVFLLFVGIFLTILIVVLPLIGRQAANLASEIPDMIRHWQSVLLLLPEEYPHLISESQLKELLGQASKEVASMAERLVSFSFSTFPSLVIMMVYLVLVPLLVFFMLKDKDELLNLLASMLPQERPVMWRIWHEMNLQMANYVRGKAIEILVVGLVSYVFFLFMGLQYAALLGLLVGLSVVIPYIGAMIVTFPIAAVGYFQWGFGSELLWLMVGYGIIQALDGNVLVPLLFSEAVNLHPIAIILAVLVFGGLWGFWGVFFAIPLATLVKALYNAWPRTDLPNTLSE, encoded by the coding sequence ATGTGGAAAGTGCTTGGCACTTGGGTCGACCGCTATTTTGGTGAAGAAGAAGCGGTATTGCTGGCTTTGATGCTGGTGATTGCGTTGGTCGTTATGGTCACCTTTGGCCAGATTCTGGCCCCTTTTGTTGCAGCCATTATTTTTGCTTTCCTGCTCCAGGGGGGTGTCAACCGCCTTGTTCGGTGGAGAGTACCCCGTCTCGTTGCCGTGGCGTTGGTATTCCTGCTATTTGTCGGTATATTTCTCACGATTCTGATCGTCGTCCTGCCCCTGATCGGACGCCAGGCCGCCAATCTTGCCAGTGAAATTCCGGACATGATACGGCACTGGCAAAGTGTCCTGCTGTTGCTTCCCGAAGAGTATCCACACCTCATTTCAGAGTCCCAGCTGAAAGAGTTGCTGGGTCAGGCGTCAAAGGAAGTGGCGAGTATGGCAGAGCGACTGGTGAGTTTTTCTTTCAGTACCTTTCCCAGCCTGGTCATCATGATGGTCTATCTGGTACTGGTTCCACTGCTGGTATTTTTTATGCTGAAAGACAAGGATGAGCTATTGAACCTGCTCGCCTCTATGCTGCCTCAGGAGCGGCCTGTCATGTGGCGGATCTGGCATGAAATGAACCTGCAAATGGCCAATTATGTGCGCGGTAAGGCCATTGAAATACTGGTGGTCGGGCTGGTCAGCTACGTCTTTTTTCTTTTCATGGGATTGCAATATGCTGCTCTGCTGGGACTCCTGGTGGGGTTGTCAGTAGTGATACCCTATATCGGTGCGATGATCGTCACTTTTCCAATCGCCGCTGTGGGTTACTTCCAGTGGGGGTTTGGCTCGGAACTGCTCTGGCTGATGGTGGGTTACGGGATTATTCAGGCGCTTGATGGTAATGTGTTGGTGCCATTACTGTTTTCGGAAGCCGTCAACCTTCACCCCATTGCAATTATTCTCGCGGTTCTGGTGTTTGGCGGCCTGTGGGGCTTCTGGGGGGTGTTTTTTGCGATCCCCCTCGCCACGCTGGTCAAGGCGCTTTATAACGCCTGGCCGCGAACTGATTTGCCGAACACGTTGTCGGAGTAA